One segment of Meriones unguiculatus strain TT.TT164.6M chromosome X, Bangor_MerUng_6.1, whole genome shotgun sequence DNA contains the following:
- the LOC110544471 gene encoding melanoma antigen preferentially expressed in tumors-like, with product MDAAVPNKLLDLAVQSLLSNESAAIQALEDIPRELFVPLFIAAFKGGHKSILSAMVKVWPFYCLHIGSLSIQESHHELLKAMIENLPVCPAQNSSPRRPKLRILDLRQVTYSRITCPEVRIKSPLCFHSCAYSDHSITKIEGHLRLGNSGFETQSPRPVELLVDLSLVGSLMEKEFLDLLMGKVEESSGSLHVCCRDLHVDKLSNYKCTLKFLDLKCVDRLLVDKGSLSDINRILSRMAHLQSLSLFKVSFRSLSGKVFKNFLSNLKHMENLKELNLASFYLKNHLDKMLRFIPPGLDFLYLPFCNLSSRDYQFLSQSPQATHLKLLNLSNNTMHWNDFGPICTLLVNLSGTLQHLELNNCLISDAAISVLIPALIRCTHLRVLGFASNPITMPILLNIMNNLTPLMELKYVIYPIPVHCFDDWPFQGSLDRRKLAIVQLQLKTMLELAQRNDMKWITYTE from the exons ATGGATGCAGCAGTCCCGAATAAACTGTTGGATCTTGCTGTGCAGAGTCTGCTGAGCAATGAGTCTGCAGCAATCCAAGCTCTGGAGGACATTCCAAGAGAGCTTTTTGTTCCACTGTTCATTGCTGCCTTCAAGGGTGGGCATAAGAGTATATTGAGTGCAATGGTTAAAGTTTGGCCCTTTTACTGTCTCCATATTGGCTCACTAAGTATTCAGGAGTCTCACCATGAACTCCTGAAAGCCATGATTGAGAATCTTCCAGTTTGTCCTGCACAGAACTCCTCTCCTAG GAGACCTAAATTGAGGATCCTAGATTTGAGACAAGTCACCTACTCTAGGATCACATGCCCTGAAGTCAGGATCAAATCACCTTTATGTTTTCATTCTTGTGCTTATTCTGACCACTCTATCACTAAAATAGAAGGACATCTTCGTTTAGGAAATTCAGGGTTTGAGACTCAGTCACCCAGGCCTGTGGAATTACTAGTGGATCTTTCCCTCGTTGGCTCCTTAATGGAAAAGGAATTTTTGGATTTGCTTATGGGTAAAGTTGAGGAGAGTTCAGGGTCTTTGCATGTGTGCTGTCGAGATCTGCATGTTGATAAATTAAGTAACTACAAATGTACCCTGAAATTTCTTGATCTCAAGTGTGTTGATCGGTTGTTGGTTGATAAGGGCTCACTGAGCGATATCAATAGGATTCTTTCTCGGATGGCCCACCTACAAAGCCTTAGTCTGTTTAAAGTCTCTTTTAGATCTCTGAGTGggaaagtctttaaaaatttccTCAGTAACCTGAAGCATATGGAAAACCTCAAGGAACTCAACTTGGCTTCATTCTACCTTAAAAATCATCTGGACAAAATGCTCAG ATTCATACCACCTGGCTTGGATTTCTTGTATCTGCCATTCTGTAATCTCTCGTCCAGAGACTACCAATTTCTGTCTCAGAGTCCTCAGGCCACCCACCTAAAGCTCTTGAATCTTAGTAACAACACAATGCATTGGAATGATTTTGGGCCTATTTGCACTCTTCTGGTAAATCTCTCTGGTACTCTTCAGCATCTAGAGCTAAATAATTGCCTCATAAGTGATGCTGCAATCTCTGTTCTTATCCCTGCCCTAATTAGATGCACCCATCTCcgtgtcctgggctttgcatctAACCCCATCACAATGCCTATCCTTCTGAATATCATGAATAATTTAACACCTTTGATGGAGCTAAAATATGTTATTTATCCTATCCCTGTACATTGCTTTGATGATTGGCCTTTTCAGGGCAGTTTAGACAGAAGGAAGCTTGCCATTGTACAGCTACAACTGAAGACGATGCTAGAGCTTGCGCAGCGCAATGACATGAAATGGATCACTTACACAGAGTAA